The following coding sequences are from one Gossypium hirsutum isolate 1008001.06 chromosome A12, Gossypium_hirsutum_v2.1, whole genome shotgun sequence window:
- the LOC107929567 gene encoding uncharacterized protein — protein sequence MEAAASVAASRSGSLPMQSSSRKEWRAVSDNHVVRNPGDDVGLDRSKLGQSDEGTLYEMQHGGEPADADFFPITVDGSLDDDILQQRIHDVARQREQLQQMEVELRAQAIARSRVLEMQSRYDAEIKAHANTAAKLEEQLRESEQTIHQLERKMEEKDRELHAIKVEKEEAWAKEDLLREQNKELATFRREHDHSEAERAQHIKQIHDLQEHVQEKERQIIELQEQYRAAQEAILFKDEQLRDAQTWLSRVQEVDVLQSSTNHTLQAELREWTEQYNQLWHGCQRQFAEMERLHLHTVHQLQLELADARERKGTYSDESCITQANSKDLPQFGQHNGNQVDSNGSGAINVDTGVISKGASASVQPFSGNVSNLNQNDHVRSVPIAPLGMAAYLPPEQVTALQSFVMHQQGVPHSVASHVGPYSMQAMSSVQQWQNQQASSEGFQPSGPNQLPPLQTDQSLRRSDVSHECEISVDGQAICPDHVDHISQGSESISVISSSTGKAQVVESINSSYLVKPQSEPNLQQISSQFHDALKLGTLEQSCESKEQNMLNMKNHMLKDQDLTVEEASTAASASLSPPDSSVQSVGSCETTISNGTGAILPKKSVTTEQNNILMPGKTSEAALLEERALLACIVRTIPPGGRIRISSTLPNRLGKMLAPLHWHDYKKKYGKLDDFVASHPELFVIEDDYIRLREGAQEIIAATAAVAKVAAAAAASSPHSTFLPSVAVTPIAPPNRLKKGVPSVDSNHVRNENAVFKKQAAVSKNAADDHSQLLGMQKQQSNGISFGVVSSLSNVKILSKSKDPTEINRANFERTSVESKASAHGRSNSNFVGKQDRATGAALTSRR from the exons ATGGAGGCCGCGGCCAGTGTCGCCGCCTCGCGGAGCGGTTCGTTGCCGATGCAATCATCGTCGCGGAAAGAGTGGCGTGCCGTTTCCGACAATCATGTGGTTCGGAACCCCGGGGATGATGTG GGATTGGACAGATCAAAGTTGGGACAATCTGATGAGGGAACCTTATATGAG ATGCAACATGGAGGAGAGCCTGCTGATGCTGACTTCTTTCCAATCACGGTGGATGGAAGTCTAGACGATGACATATTGCAACAGCGAATCCATGATGTTGCCAGACAGAGAGAGCAGCTCCAGCAGATGGAGGTTGAACTGCGAGCTCAAGCAATTGCTAGATCAAGGGTTCTGGAAATGCAGAGCAGATATGATGCTGAAATCAAAGCCCATGCCAATACTGCTGCCAAGCTTGAG GAGCAACTCCGTGAAAGTGAGCAGACCATACATCAGTTGGAAAGGAAAATGGAAGAGAAAGATAGAGAATTACATGCCATAAAAGTGGAAAAAGAAGAG GCCTGGGCAAAGGAAGACCTCCTCAGAGAACAAAATAAGGAACTAGCAACTTTTAG AAGAGAGCATGATCATTCAGAAGCAGAGAGAGCCCAGCATATAAAACAGATACATGATCTTCAAGAGCATGTTCAAGAAAAAGAGAGGCAGATTATTGAGTTGCAGGAACAG TATAGGGCTGCTCAGGAAGCCATTCTTTTTAAGGATGAACAGTTGAGAGATGCCCAAACTTGGCTTTCACGTGTCCAGGAGGTGGATGTTTTGCAGTCAAGTACAAACCACACCTTACAGGCTGAATTAAGAGAATGGACAGAGCAATATAATCAGCTGTGGCATGGCTGTCAGAGACAG TTTGCAGAAATGGAGAGACTTCATTTACATACGGTGCATCAGCTTCAACTTGAACTGGCTGATGCAAGAGAGAGGAAAGGTACTTATAGTGATGAATCATGTATAACACAAGCAAATTCAAAAGATTTACCTCAATTTGGTCAACATAATGGAAACCAAGTGGATTCTAATGGAAGTGGTGCAATAAATGTGGATACTGGGGTAATTTCAAAGGGGGCTTCAGCCAGTGTTCAACCATTTTCTGGCAATGTATCAAATCTG AATCAGAATGATCATGTTCGAAGTGTTCCGATTGCTCCACTTGGGATGGCTGCTTATCTCCCACCTGAGCAGGTTACTGCTCTGCAGTCATTTGTCATGCATCAACAGGGGGTTCCTCATTCTGTGGCATCCCATGTTGGACCCTACTCAATGCAAGCAATGTCATCCGTCCAACAGTGGCAGAACCAACAG GCTTCATCAGAGGGTTTCCAGCCTTCTGGCCCGAATCAACTTCCACCATTGCAAACCGATCAAAGTCTCAGGAGGTCAGACGTAAGTCATGAGTGCGAAATATCTGTTGATGGACAAGCCATTTGTCCAGACCATGTAGATCATATAAGCCAAGGGTCAGAGTCGATTTCTGTAATATCATCATCTACTGGAAAAGCACAG GTCGTTGAGTCAATTAACTCAAGTTACCTTGTGAAACCCCAATCTGAGCCAAACTTGCAACAGATTTCTTCACAATTTCATGATGCATTGAAATTGGGCACTCTTGAACAGAGCTGTGAATCCAAG GAACAGAATATGCTTAACATGAAAAATCATATGCTGAAGGACCAAGATCTAACGGTGGAAGAAGCAAGTACTGCTGCCAGTGCCAGCCTATCTCCTCCTGATTCTTCAGTGCAGTCTGTCGGTTCCTGTGAAACAACAATCAGCAATGGCACTGGTGCTATTTTGCCCAAAAAGTCTGTAACGACTGAGCAGAATAATATATTGATGCCAGGTAAGACTTCAGAGGCTGCTCTGCTTGAGGAAAGAGCATTGTTGGCCTGCATTGTTCGTACAATTCCACCTGGTGGGAGAATTCGAATCAGTTCAACG CTACCAAATAGGCTGGGGAAAATGCTTGCGCCTTTACACTGGCATGATTACAAGAAAAAGTATGGAAAGCTGGATGACTTTGTAGCCAGTCACCCTGAG TTATTTGTAATTGAGGATGATTATATTCGGCTTCGGGAGGGAGCACAGGAGATAATAGCAGCCACAGCTGCTGTTGCTAAAGTTGCTGCAGCTGCTGCAGCCTCATCTCCTCACTCCACATTTTTGCCTTCTGTTGCTGTTACTCCGATTGCACCACCTAACCGACTAAAGAAAGGAGTCCCATCAGTTGACTCCAACCATGTGAGGAATGAGAATGCTGTTTTCAAGAAGCAAGCAGCAGTCTCTAAAAATGCAGCTGATGATCATTCGCAGCTGTTAGGAATGCAGAAACAACAATCAAATGGCATTTCTTTTGGTGTGGTCAGTAGTCTCTCAAATGTAAAAATATTGAGCAAATCTAAAGACCCTACAGAAATTAATAGAGCCAATTTTGAGAGAACAAGTGTTGAAAGCAAGGCCTCTGCTCATGGAAGGTCTAATTCGAATTTTGTTGGAAAACAGGACAG GGCAACTGGGGCAGCATTAACTTCTAGAAGATAG